The Aurantiacibacter arachoides genome window below encodes:
- the rplF gene encoding 50S ribosomal protein L6, with protein sequence MSRIGKVPVALPSGVTAKIENGALTVKGPKGDLSMSTSDLISYEIEDGQIVVKPANGTRQARQFWGMQRTLVSNLVEGVTDGFQKVLNITGVGYRAQAQGKSLKLQLGFSHDVDLEVPEGLEVKTPDQTTIEISGIDKQQVGQFAAEVREWRKPEPYKGKGVKYRGEFVFRKEGKKK encoded by the coding sequence ATGAGCCGCATCGGTAAAGTCCCGGTGGCGCTCCCCAGCGGAGTGACTGCCAAGATCGAGAACGGCGCTCTCACCGTAAAGGGCCCCAAGGGGGATCTTTCGATGAGCACGTCGGACCTGATCTCGTACGAGATCGAGGACGGTCAGATCGTCGTGAAGCCCGCCAACGGCACCCGTCAGGCGCGCCAGTTCTGGGGCATGCAGCGTACGCTGGTGTCGAATCTGGTCGAAGGCGTCACCGACGGCTTCCAGAAGGTCCTGAACATCACCGGCGTTGGCTACCGTGCGCAGGCCCAGGGCAAGTCGCTCAAGCTGCAGCTCGGCTTCAGTCACGATGTCGATCTCGAAGTGCCGGAAGGCCTCGAGGTGAAGACTCCCGATCAGACGACGATCGAGATTTCCGGCATCGACAAGCAGCAGGTCGGGCAGTTCGCTGCCGAGGTCCGCGAATGGCGCAAGCCCGAGCCTTACAAGGGCAAGGGTGTGAAGTATCGCGGCGAGTTTGTCTTCCGCAAGGAAGGGAAGAAGAAGTAA
- a CDS encoding SRPBCC family protein, with product MKATSFALAALGLTIAAPASADVVASGDGGFATRDTITIPASPAEVWDTLVRPALYWNPEHSWYGSADQLFLTFGPGGCFCEIVSGTPEDAIEDLAFVEHARVIRTASGQMLRLSGAFGPLQGEALTGTLTIELDAEGAGTRVEWSYVVAGFSRFSLPEIAPVVDMVMSEQLGRLGTAVAARAGNAEGGAVQP from the coding sequence ATGAAAGCCACGTCCTTTGCCCTTGCCGCGCTCGGGTTGACGATCGCCGCGCCTGCCTCGGCCGATGTCGTGGCCAGCGGAGACGGTGGCTTTGCGACGCGGGATACCATCACGATCCCAGCGTCTCCCGCCGAGGTGTGGGATACGCTCGTCCGCCCCGCGCTCTACTGGAACCCCGAACACAGCTGGTATGGCAGTGCCGACCAACTGTTCCTCACCTTTGGTCCGGGCGGTTGCTTCTGCGAAATCGTCAGCGGCACGCCGGAAGACGCGATCGAGGATCTCGCCTTTGTCGAACACGCGCGGGTGATCCGCACCGCGTCCGGTCAGATGCTGCGCCTGTCAGGCGCCTTTGGTCCGCTTCAGGGCGAGGCGTTGACAGGAACGCTGACCATAGAGCTTGACGCAGAGGGCGCGGGCACCCGGGTAGAATGGTCCTATGTGGTCGCCGGGTTCTCGCGATTCTCCCTGCCCGAGATAGCACCGGTCGTTGACATGGTCATGAGCGAGCAACTCGGGCGCCTGGGCACCGCCGTGGCCGCCAGGGCCGGCAATGCCGAGGGTGGGGCGGTTCAGCCGTAG
- the rpmD gene encoding 50S ribosomal protein L30, with product MATIKIKQIGSPIRRPKDQRQTLIGLGLNKMHKVVEVQDTPEVRGALRKLPHMVTIVD from the coding sequence ATGGCTACCATCAAGATCAAGCAGATCGGTTCGCCGATCCGTCGACCCAAGGATCAGCGGCAGACGCTGATCGGCCTGGGTCTCAACAAGATGCACAAGGTCGTGGAGGTGCAGGACACCCCCGAGGTTCGTGGTGCCCTGCGCAAGCTGCCGCACATGGTAACGATCGTCGACTGA
- the rplO gene encoding 50S ribosomal protein L15, protein MKLNDIRDNEGARKSRIRVGRGIGSGKGKTAGRGQKGQKSRSGVAIKGFEGGQMPLHMRLPKRGFNNPFSKDYAEVNVGMIQKLIDAGNLDANGTLDHEALKAAGVARGGKDGVRLLGKGEITAKLAFKVAGASKGAIEAVEKAGGSVEIIDRGPSEHEKKTARREVNKAAKADRAKA, encoded by the coding sequence ATGAAACTTAACGACATCCGCGACAACGAAGGCGCCCGCAAGAGCCGTATCCGCGTGGGCCGCGGTATCGGCTCGGGCAAGGGCAAGACTGCCGGACGTGGTCAGAAGGGCCAGAAGAGCCGTTCGGGCGTCGCCATCAAGGGCTTCGAGGGCGGCCAGATGCCGCTCCACATGCGGCTTCCCAAGCGCGGCTTCAACAATCCGTTCTCCAAGGACTATGCCGAGGTCAACGTCGGCATGATCCAGAAACTGATCGATGCTGGCAATCTGGACGCGAATGGCACGCTCGACCACGAGGCGCTGAAGGCGGCCGGCGTGGCGCGCGGTGGCAAGGACGGCGTGCGCCTGCTCGGCAAGGGTGAGATTACCGCCAAGTTGGCGTTCAAGGTCGCCGGCGCGTCGAAGGGCGCCATCGAGGCTGTCGAGAAGGCCGGCGGTTCGGTCGAGATCATTGACCGGGGTCCGTCCGAGCACGAAAAGAAGACCGCTCGCCGCGAGGTCAACAAGGCCGCGAAGGCCGACAGGGCCAAGGCCTGA
- the rplX gene encoding 50S ribosomal protein L24 translates to MGAAKIKKGDTVVVLTGKDRGQTGTVQQVMSKDGKVLVEGINVMTRHRKASQTNPQGGIDRVPAPMAISNVAIADKDGKPTRVRFETRDGKKVRVAVKSGETISG, encoded by the coding sequence ATGGGCGCTGCGAAGATCAAGAAGGGTGACACCGTCGTCGTGCTGACCGGCAAGGATCGGGGCCAGACCGGAACCGTCCAGCAGGTTATGTCCAAGGACGGCAAGGTCCTGGTGGAGGGCATCAACGTGATGACCCGTCACCGCAAGGCGAGCCAGACCAACCCGCAGGGTGGCATCGACCGCGTGCCGGCGCCGATGGCGATCAGCAACGTCGCGATCGCCGATAAGGATGGCAAGCCTACCCGCGTGCGTTTCGAAACCAGGGACGGCAAGAAGGTGCGCGTGGCCGTCAAGTCCGGGGAGACGATCAGTGGCTAA
- the rpsC gene encoding 30S ribosomal protein S3 has protein sequence MGHKSNPIGLRLQINRTWDSRWYAEGSAYAQLLKEDIMIRKYIVETLPQAAISKVVIERPAKLCRISIYAARPGVIIGKKGADIEKLRSRLAKMTNSEVKLNIVEIRKPEIDAKLVAQGIADQLVRRVAFRRAMKRAMQSAMRLGAEGIKVMCGGRLGGAEIARVEQYREGRVPLHTLRANVDYAEAEALTAYGVIGIKCWIFKGEIFAHDPMAQDRLMMEAQTSGVRPAR, from the coding sequence ATGGGTCACAAGAGCAATCCGATCGGTCTGCGTCTGCAGATCAACCGCACCTGGGACAGCCGGTGGTATGCGGAGGGCAGCGCCTATGCGCAGCTGCTCAAAGAAGACATCATGATCCGCAAGTACATCGTCGAGACCCTGCCGCAGGCGGCGATCTCGAAGGTGGTGATCGAGCGTCCGGCCAAGCTTTGTCGCATCTCCATCTATGCCGCGCGCCCCGGCGTGATCATCGGCAAGAAGGGCGCGGACATCGAAAAGCTGCGCTCCAGGCTTGCAAAGATGACCAACAGCGAGGTGAAGCTGAACATCGTTGAGATCCGCAAGCCGGAAATCGACGCCAAGCTCGTCGCCCAGGGCATTGCCGACCAGCTGGTTCGCCGCGTGGCGTTCCGCCGGGCCATGAAACGCGCGATGCAGTCCGCCATGCGTCTTGGTGCCGAGGGCATCAAGGTCATGTGTGGCGGTCGTCTCGGCGGTGCGGAAATTGCCCGTGTGGAGCAGTACCGCGAAGGCCGGGTGCCGCTGCACACGCTGCGCGCCAACGTCGATTATGCCGAAGCCGAGGCGCTGACCGCCTATGGCGTGATCGGCATCAAGTGCTGGATCTTCAAGGGCGAAATCTTCGCCCACGACCCGATGGCGCAGGACCGTCTCATGATGGAAGCGCAGACCTCGGGCGTGCGCCCCGCGCGCTGA
- a CDS encoding FkbM family methyltransferase, giving the protein MATATRLALVRSLSPLRHLRGGERAARALVPQAPSDEIVVENDGIKIECDLTSYVEWQIAALKGYETRQKQLFLSLIPQKRRRTLLDVGANIGGHSLTFAKAFSNVVAFEPNPAIFERLEANIARNPGLKVVAMPMGLADHADTLIFYQPPRGCGGQGVGSFDPDFAPNDAIEVRLPVARGDDVVREQNLGPIDAIKIDVQGFEPQVLMGLAETITRDKPAIWAEFSESTLKALDAYGTRMSEILAGYRMYKFAPALKLGLIHQVRLEPCDGVFSSEEADYLFLPSDMDSEVRAASL; this is encoded by the coding sequence ATGGCAACAGCAACTCGGCTTGCACTCGTCCGTTCTTTAAGCCCACTTCGCCATCTTCGAGGCGGCGAACGGGCGGCACGCGCGCTCGTGCCGCAGGCGCCGAGCGACGAGATCGTCGTCGAGAATGACGGCATCAAAATTGAGTGTGACCTGACAAGCTATGTCGAGTGGCAAATCGCGGCGCTTAAGGGCTACGAGACGCGGCAGAAACAGCTTTTCCTTTCTCTGATACCACAAAAGAGAAGGAGGACTTTGCTAGATGTTGGCGCGAATATCGGCGGTCACAGCCTGACATTTGCTAAAGCCTTTAGCAATGTCGTCGCTTTCGAACCAAACCCAGCAATTTTTGAGAGGCTCGAAGCCAACATTGCGCGCAACCCCGGACTGAAGGTTGTGGCGATGCCGATGGGCCTTGCCGATCACGCCGACACGCTGATTTTCTACCAACCACCGCGTGGTTGCGGCGGACAAGGGGTGGGCAGCTTTGATCCTGATTTCGCGCCCAACGATGCAATCGAAGTTCGGCTACCAGTTGCACGCGGAGACGACGTTGTAAGAGAACAGAACTTGGGGCCCATCGACGCGATCAAAATCGATGTTCAGGGATTTGAACCGCAGGTCTTAATGGGCTTGGCCGAAACAATTACACGGGACAAGCCGGCCATTTGGGCGGAATTCTCTGAATCGACCTTAAAAGCGCTCGATGCCTACGGAACGCGGATGTCTGAGATCCTGGCAGGATATCGCATGTACAAGTTTGCACCGGCCCTCAAACTTGGCTTGATACATCAAGTAAGATTAGAGCCTTGCGACGGCGTCTTTTCCAGCGAAGAAGCCGACTACCTTTTCTTGCCGTCCGACATGGACAGCGAAGTGCGGGCCGCGTCACTATAA
- the rplR gene encoding 50S ribosomal protein L18 → MAKLSLFERRRRRVRTALRKRAGGKPRLSVHRTGKHIYAQVIDDADGRTIAAASTLGGDTSGANVDAAAKVGKDVAAAAVKAGVTTVVFDRGGFLFHGRVKALADAAREGGLEF, encoded by the coding sequence ATGGCAAAGCTCTCTCTCTTTGAACGCCGTCGCCGCCGTGTGCGCACCGCATTGCGCAAGCGTGCGGGCGGCAAGCCCCGCCTGTCCGTGCACCGCACCGGCAAGCATATCTACGCGCAGGTCATCGACGATGCGGACGGCCGCACGATCGCGGCAGCCAGCACGCTTGGCGGTGATACGTCGGGCGCCAACGTCGATGCCGCTGCCAAGGTCGGCAAGGACGTAGCCGCTGCCGCCGTCAAGGCTGGCGTGACGACTGTCGTGTTCGATCGCGGCGGGTTCCTGTTCCATGGTCGCGTCAAGGCGCTGGCCGATGCCGCTCGCGAAGGCGGGCTGGAGTTCTGA
- the rpsN gene encoding 30S ribosomal protein S14, with product MAKLSSINKNEKRKQLVKKYAGKYAKLKAVADDESLDETERLMARLKMAELPRNANPTRVRNRCNTTGRPRGYYRKFGVNRIELRNLGNKGLIPGLTKSSW from the coding sequence ATGGCGAAACTGAGTTCCATCAACAAGAACGAGAAGCGCAAGCAGCTCGTCAAGAAGTATGCCGGCAAGTATGCCAAGCTGAAGGCCGTGGCCGACGACGAGTCGCTCGATGAAACCGAGCGTCTCATGGCTCGCCTGAAGATGGCCGAATTGCCGCGCAACGCGAACCCGACCCGGGTGCGCAATCGCTGCAACACCACCGGCCGCCCGCGCGGTTACTACCGCAAGTTCGGCGTCAACCGCATCGAACTGCGCAACCTCGGTAACAAGGGCCTGATTCCGGGCCTGACCAAGTCGAGCTGGTGA
- a CDS encoding adenylate kinase, protein MNIILLGPPGAGKGTQANRLVEHHGMRQLSTGDMLRAAVKAQTPIGVQAKAIMERGELVSDAIVSALIDAELLAMGDAVGAIFDGYPRTAAQADSLDEILSRHDRHLHHVIELSVNEDALVDRITGRFTCATCGEGYHDRYKQPKVAGTCDKCGGAEFKRRPDDNEHTVRTRMAEYRAKTAPILPGYEARGIVHRVDGMAPIDDVTSAIEKVLASG, encoded by the coding sequence ATGAATATCATTCTCCTCGGGCCTCCCGGTGCCGGCAAGGGCACCCAGGCCAATCGCCTGGTCGAACATCACGGCATGCGCCAGCTTTCGACCGGCGACATGCTGCGCGCGGCGGTCAAGGCGCAGACGCCGATCGGCGTGCAGGCCAAGGCCATCATGGAACGCGGCGAACTGGTCTCCGACGCGATCGTCTCGGCGCTGATCGATGCCGAATTGCTCGCCATGGGCGATGCGGTGGGGGCAATCTTCGATGGCTATCCGCGTACTGCGGCGCAGGCGGACTCGCTTGACGAAATCTTGTCTCGCCATGATCGCCACCTGCACCACGTGATCGAGCTGTCGGTGAATGAGGACGCCCTCGTCGATCGCATTACCGGCCGCTTTACCTGCGCGACCTGCGGCGAAGGGTATCACGACCGCTACAAGCAGCCGAAGGTTGCAGGGACGTGCGACAAGTGCGGTGGTGCGGAATTCAAGCGCCGACCTGACGATAACGAGCACACGGTACGCACGCGCATGGCCGAGTATCGCGCCAAGACCGCGCCGATCCTGCCAGGCTACGAAGCGCGCGGCATCGTTCACCGCGTCGATGGCATGGCGCCGATTGACGATGTGACCAGCGCGATCGAGAAGGTGTTGGCCTCCGGCTGA
- the rpsM gene encoding 30S ribosomal protein S13, which produces MARIAGINIPTNKRVIVALTYIHGIGPATATKIVDKLGIDHARRVQDLTDAEVLQIRETIDSDFQVEGDLRRDTAMNIKRLMDLACYRGLRHRKGLPVRGQRTHTNARTRKGKAKPIAGKKK; this is translated from the coding sequence GTGGCTCGTATTGCCGGGATCAACATCCCAACCAACAAGCGCGTTATCGTGGCGCTCACCTACATTCACGGTATCGGCCCCGCCACGGCGACCAAGATCGTCGACAAGCTCGGCATCGATCATGCCCGCCGCGTGCAGGACTTGACCGACGCCGAGGTGTTGCAGATCCGTGAAACGATCGATTCCGATTTTCAGGTGGAAGGCGATCTTCGTCGCGATACCGCGATGAACATCAAGCGCCTCATGGACCTCGCCTGCTATCGCGGCCTGCGTCATCGCAAGGGCCTGCCCGTTCGCGGCCAGCGCACCCACACCAACGCCCGCACCCGCAAGGGCAAGGCCAAGCCGATCGCCGGCAAGAAGAAGTAA
- the rplN gene encoding 50S ribosomal protein L14: MIQMQSNLDVADNSGAKRVQCIKVLGGSKRRTASVGDVIVVSVKEAQPRAKVKKGDVHRAVIVRTRKDVRRPDGSVIRFDSNAAVLVNKNEEPIGTRIFGPVVRELRGKGFMKIISLAPEVL, translated from the coding sequence ATGATCCAGATGCAGTCCAATCTCGACGTCGCGGACAACAGCGGCGCAAAGCGCGTCCAGTGCATCAAGGTGCTGGGTGGCTCTAAGCGCCGGACCGCGAGTGTCGGGGACGTGATCGTGGTTTCCGTTAAGGAAGCCCAGCCACGCGCCAAGGTTAAGAAGGGCGACGTTCATCGCGCCGTGATCGTGCGCACCCGCAAGGACGTCCGTCGTCCTGACGGCAGCGTGATCCGCTTCGATTCGAACGCCGCGGTCCTCGTCAACAAGAACGAGGAGCCGATCGGCACCCGTATCTTTGGCCCGGTCGTGCGCGAACTGCGCGGCAAGGGCTTCATGAAGATCATCAGCCTTGCTCCGGAGGTGCTGTGA
- the secY gene encoding preprotein translocase subunit SecY, with product MASRADNIASSLSFANFSKATELKQRIWFTIGALIVFRLLSFVPLPGVNPAALSDLYDQTRGGILDMFNMFSGGSLERMSLIALGVMPYITASIVIQMAASLHPSLMALKKEGEAGRKKLNQYTRYGTVLLCAIQGWFLASGLEAYAAQSGLAAVVEPGVMFRIVAVINLVGGTMFLLWLGEQITSRGIGNGVSLIIMAGIVAQFPTFTANLFEGGRTGSISGVVIGGFIVMLVGLILVICFFERAQRRLLIQYPKRATQRGGMQADRSHLPLKLNTAGVIPPIFASSLLLLPLTITQFAGNSIDTTTSTGAFVQSLNQYLAHGQPLYMALYAAGIIFFAFFYTAVVFNPEDTADNLKKQGGFIPGIRPGKRTAEYLDYVLTRITVIGAIYLTLVCVIPEWGIAQTGIPLFLGGTSLLIVVNVTVDTISQIQSHLLAHQYGDLIKKAKLKGRLR from the coding sequence ATGGCATCGCGCGCCGACAATATCGCCAGCTCGCTGAGCTTCGCCAACTTTTCCAAGGCGACCGAGCTCAAGCAGCGCATCTGGTTCACGATCGGGGCGCTGATCGTCTTCCGTCTCCTCAGCTTCGTGCCGTTGCCGGGCGTCAACCCGGCTGCGCTGTCCGATCTCTACGATCAGACCCGCGGCGGTATCCTCGACATGTTCAACATGTTCTCGGGCGGCTCGCTTGAACGCATGAGCCTGATCGCGCTTGGCGTGATGCCTTACATCACGGCCTCGATCGTCATCCAGATGGCCGCCTCGCTGCACCCCAGCCTGATGGCGCTGAAGAAGGAAGGCGAGGCCGGGCGCAAGAAGCTCAATCAGTATACCCGTTACGGCACCGTACTTTTGTGCGCGATCCAGGGCTGGTTCCTCGCCAGCGGCCTGGAGGCCTATGCTGCGCAAAGCGGGCTTGCCGCCGTGGTCGAACCGGGCGTGATGTTCCGCATCGTCGCGGTCATCAACCTCGTGGGCGGCACGATGTTCCTGCTGTGGCTGGGCGAGCAGATCACCAGTCGCGGCATCGGCAACGGCGTATCGCTCATCATCATGGCGGGCATTGTCGCCCAGTTCCCGACGTTTACCGCGAACCTTTTCGAAGGCGGCCGCACCGGGTCGATCAGCGGCGTGGTGATCGGTGGCTTCATCGTGATGCTTGTGGGGCTGATCCTCGTGATCTGTTTCTTCGAGCGCGCACAGCGTCGTCTGCTGATCCAGTATCCCAAGCGCGCCACGCAGCGCGGCGGCATGCAGGCCGATCGCAGCCACCTGCCGTTGAAGCTCAATACCGCGGGCGTCATTCCGCCGATTTTTGCCAGCTCGCTGCTGCTGCTGCCGCTGACGATTACCCAGTTCGCCGGCAACTCGATCGACACGACGACCAGCACCGGTGCGTTCGTGCAGAGCCTCAACCAGTACTTGGCGCACGGGCAGCCGCTGTACATGGCGCTTTATGCTGCCGGCATCATCTTCTTCGCCTTCTTCTACACCGCGGTCGTGTTCAACCCGGAGGACACGGCTGACAACCTGAAGAAGCAGGGTGGGTTCATCCCCGGCATCCGTCCGGGCAAGCGCACCGCCGAATATCTTGACTATGTCCTCACGCGGATCACGGTGATCGGTGCCATCTATCTGACACTGGTATGCGTCATTCCCGAATGGGGCATCGCGCAAACGGGCATCCCTCTGTTCCTCGGCGGCACCAGCCTGTTGATCGTGGTGAACGTGACGGTCGACACCATCAGCCAGATCCAGTCGCACCTGCTGGCGCACCAGTACGGCGATCTGATCAAGAAGGCGAAGTTGAAGGGTCGCCTGCGCTAG
- the rplE gene encoding 50S ribosomal protein L5 yields the protein MKQRYADEIAKAMTEKFGYKNAMEVPRLSKITLNMGVGEASQDKKKVQVAAEEMEAIAGQKPVITKAKKSIAQFKLREGMPIGAKVTLRRDRMFEFLDRLVTIAMPRIRDFRGLNPKSFDGNGNYAMGIKEQIIFPEVSYDKIEKVRGMDIIVTTTAKTDDEARELLRLFGFPFPAEQSEENAKEAA from the coding sequence ATGAAGCAGCGCTACGCGGACGAAATTGCGAAGGCGATGACCGAGAAGTTCGGTTACAAGAACGCAATGGAAGTGCCCAGGCTGTCCAAGATCACGCTCAACATGGGTGTGGGCGAGGCGAGCCAGGACAAGAAGAAGGTCCAGGTTGCAGCCGAGGAAATGGAAGCGATTGCCGGGCAGAAGCCGGTGATCACCAAGGCGAAGAAGTCGATCGCGCAGTTCAAGCTGCGTGAAGGCATGCCGATCGGTGCCAAGGTAACCTTGCGCCGCGACCGGATGTTCGAATTCCTCGATCGCTTGGTGACCATCGCGATGCCTCGCATCCGAGATTTCCGTGGCCTCAACCCGAAGTCGTTCGATGGCAATGGCAACTATGCCATGGGCATCAAGGAGCAGATCATCTTTCCGGAGGTCAGCTACGACAAGATCGAGAAGGTGCGTGGCATGGACATCATCGTCACCACCACCGCCAAGACCGACGATGAAGCGCGCGAGCTGCTTCGCCTGTTCGGTTTCCCGTTCCCGGCCGAGCAGTCGGAAGAAAATGCAAAGGAAGCGGCATAA
- the rpsE gene encoding 30S ribosomal protein S5 has protein sequence MADENNTNDNAATKVDNGGSTPTPTTAETEASINQDAAQAGDGNPREARGGGRGDNRGGRGGDNRGGGPGRGGRDGGGRGRGGRDDRRGGRGGDDDGGEELIEKLVHINRVAKVVKGGKRFGFAALVVVGDGKGRVGFGHGKAREVPEAINKATAAAKKKMIRVPLKEGRTLHHDGKGHFGAGRVNVRSAPAGTGIIAGGPMRAVFESLGVHDVVTKSIGTSNPYNMIRATFDALVNQSSPKSVAQRRGKKVADLLGRGGASTVEAEAEAAAIAE, from the coding sequence ATGGCCGACGAGAACAACACCAACGATAACGCGGCGACCAAGGTCGACAACGGGGGTTCCACCCCGACCCCGACGACTGCCGAGACCGAAGCTTCGATCAACCAGGATGCCGCACAGGCCGGCGACGGCAACCCGCGTGAAGCACGTGGCGGAGGCCGTGGTGACAATCGCGGTGGACGTGGCGGCGACAACCGCGGTGGCGGTCCAGGCCGTGGCGGCCGTGATGGTGGCGGCCGTGGTCGCGGTGGCCGTGACGATCGCCGTGGCGGTCGCGGCGGAGACGACGATGGTGGTGAGGAGCTGATCGAGAAGCTCGTCCATATCAATCGCGTTGCCAAGGTGGTGAAGGGCGGCAAGCGCTTCGGTTTCGCTGCGCTGGTCGTGGTGGGTGACGGCAAGGGCCGCGTCGGCTTCGGCCACGGCAAGGCCCGTGAAGTGCCCGAGGCCATCAACAAGGCGACTGCCGCTGCCAAGAAGAAGATGATCCGCGTTCCGCTCAAGGAAGGCCGCACTCTGCACCACGACGGCAAGGGCCATTTCGGCGCCGGCCGGGTGAATGTTCGTTCGGCTCCGGCAGGTACCGGCATCATCGCCGGCGGCCCGATGCGCGCGGTGTTCGAAAGCCTGGGTGTCCACGACGTGGTCACCAAGTCGATCGGCACCAGCAACCCCTACAACATGATCCGCGCTACTTTCGACGCCCTGGTGAACCAGTCGTCGCCCAAGTCGGTGGCCCAGCGTCGTGGCAAGAAGGTCGCTGACCTGCTCGGCCGCGGTGGCGCGAGCACGGTCGAGGCGGAAGCCGAAGCCGCGGCGATTGCGGAGTAA
- the rpmC gene encoding 50S ribosomal protein L29: MAKTDQKKTGKLEDLRTKSDDQLAENLVMLKKEQFNLRFQAATNQLERSARVREVRREIAQIKTLQGERTREASKA; encoded by the coding sequence ATGGCCAAGACGGACCAGAAGAAGACGGGCAAGTTGGAAGATCTTCGCACCAAGAGCGATGACCAGCTCGCCGAGAACCTCGTGATGCTGAAGAAGGAGCAGTTCAACCTGCGCTTCCAGGCCGCGACCAACCAGCTAGAGCGTTCGGCCCGCGTGCGTGAGGTTCGCCGCGAGATCGCCCAGATCAAGACGCTTCAGGGTGAACGCACCCGCGAAGCGAGCAAGGCGTAA
- the rpsH gene encoding 30S ribosomal protein S8 produces MAMTDPLGDMLTRIRNGQQAKKDSVLSPASRLRANVLEVLQREGYIRGYSEDTTGKHKALRIELKYFEGEPAIKHIARVSRPGRRIYSGSKELPMVRNGLGITIVSTPKGVLSDNEARNDNVGGEVLAEVF; encoded by the coding sequence ATGGCAATGACCGATCCCCTGGGTGACATGCTCACCCGTATCCGCAATGGCCAGCAGGCGAAGAAGGATTCCGTCCTTTCGCCGGCGTCGCGCCTGCGTGCTAACGTGCTCGAGGTGCTTCAGCGTGAAGGCTATATTCGTGGCTACAGCGAGGACACCACCGGTAAGCACAAGGCGCTTCGCATCGAGCTGAAGTATTTCGAAGGCGAGCCGGCGATCAAGCATATCGCTCGCGTCTCGCGTCCGGGCCGCCGCATCTATTCGGGCTCCAAGGAGCTGCCGATGGTGCGCAACGGCCTTGGCATCACCATCGTCTCGACGCCGAAGGGCGTGCTTTCGGACAACGAAGCGCGCAACGACAACGTCGGTGGCGAAGTGCTGGCGGAGGTGTTCTGA
- the rplP gene encoding 50S ribosomal protein L16, with protein MLQPKKTKYRKAFKGKIHGVAKGGTDLNFGSYGLKAMEPERITARQIEAARRAITRHIKRQGRLWIRVFPDLPVSKKPAEVRQGKGKGSIEYWAARVKPGRILFELDGVPGPLAAEAFERAAMKLPIKTKVVARLGDTSHLGA; from the coding sequence ATGCTGCAACCGAAAAAGACCAAGTACCGCAAGGCCTTCAAGGGCAAGATCCATGGCGTTGCCAAGGGCGGTACGGACCTGAACTTCGGTTCCTACGGCCTCAAGGCCATGGAACCCGAGCGTATCACCGCCCGCCAGATCGAGGCCGCGCGTCGTGCGATCACGCGGCACATCAAGCGCCAGGGGCGTTTGTGGATCCGCGTGTTCCCCGACCTTCCGGTCTCGAAGAAGCCGGCCGAAGTCCGTCAGGGCAAGGGCAAGGGCTCGATCGAATACTGGGCAGCACGGGTCAAGCCGGGCCGCATCCTGTTCGAGCTTGACGGTGTTCCCGGCCCGCTTGCCGCGGAAGCTTTCGAGCGCGCCGCGATGAAGCTGCCGATCAAGACCAAGGTCGTCGCCCGTCTGGGTGACACCTCGCACCTGGGAGCCTGA
- the rpsK gene encoding 30S ribosomal protein S11: MAREPGRIRRRDKKNISSGVAHVNASFNNTMITITDAQGNAISWSSAGAMGFKGSRKSTPYAAQVAADDAGKKAAEHGVRTLEVEIKGPGSGRESALRALQAVGFTITSIRDVTPIPHNGVRPSKRRRV, encoded by the coding sequence ATGGCACGCGAACCAGGCCGTATCCGGCGCCGTGACAAGAAGAACATCTCCAGTGGCGTGGCGCATGTCAACGCCAGCTTCAACAACACCATGATCACCATCACCGACGCGCAGGGCAATGCCATCAGCTGGTCCAGTGCCGGTGCGATGGGCTTCAAGGGCAGCCGCAAGTCGACGCCCTATGCCGCGCAGGTCGCTGCCGACGATGCGGGCAAGAAGGCCGCCGAGCACGGTGTGCGCACCCTCGAGGTGGAGATCAAGGGTCCGGGTTCGGGCCGCGAAAGCGCCTTGCGCGCATTGCAGGCGGTGGGTTTCACCATCACCTCGATCCGCGACGTGACCCCGATCCCCCACAACGGCGTGAGGCCTTCCAAGCGCCGCCGCGTCTGA